The following coding sequences lie in one Silene latifolia isolate original U9 population chromosome 5, ASM4854445v1, whole genome shotgun sequence genomic window:
- the LOC141655625 gene encoding uncharacterized protein LOC141655625 translates to MDENGKTQTLKVVYDWLPLKCTKCKGLGHLATDCRKGGVAKPVGKKVWRPKGVGVTKPVPVQQPPKNVPVQRNVQKTLVQNLVPNTPIVPVAVMTPVMVANTPLVESSLPRRFISRLMRNEDGGRRLSPGGVTFMEALSNSMHKARLCLIDYRNMEKGESSKSISEYGLHKGERIWLIWDPNSFDVKVYDISIQSIHTKVLDKIRKKIFWFTVVYGLNKLAERIPLWDSLRQYQKDVRGPWIVGGDFNTIMASNERIRGALITNAEMAPLAQVYSKLDRALVNVDWVDMFPDSYVYYLPEGLFNHCPGLIHFEGEVHRRGTPFKYFNMWSLAPEYDSIIRNGWNKEGQGTPMFRIVQKLRGLKADLKKLNKEQFGDIENLTHDPVNEEMCLSERECAKDLIQLRIARDQYLKQKAKCEWMKYGDDNTAYFYA, encoded by the exons ATGGATGAAAATGGTAAAACGCAGACACTCAAGGTAGTCTATGATTGGTTACCTCTGAAGTGCACTAAATGTAAGGGGTTAGGTCATTTAGCTACTGATTGTAGGAAGGGCGGTGTGGCTAAACCTGTGGGTAAGAAAGTGTGGAGGCCTAAGGGTGTAGGAGTTACTAAACCAGTACCAGTGCAACAACCTCCTAAGAATGTTCCTGTTCAGAGGAATGTTCAGAAGACACTTGTACAAAACTTGGTTCCAAACACTCCTATTGTGCCTGTGGCAGTTATGACTCCAGTGATGGTTGCTAATACCCCTCTGGTGGAGAGTTCTCTACCTAGGCGCTTCATTTCTAGGTTGATGAGAAATGAGGATGGTGGGAGAAGACTTTCTCCTGGGGGTGTGACCTTCATGGAGGCCTTGTCTAATTCTATGCACAAAGCTAGACTGTGTTTGATTGATTATAGGAATATGGAGAAGGGAGAGTCCAGCAAGTCTATTTCTGAATATGG TTTACATAAAGGGGAAAGGATATGGCTTATATGGGATCCTAACTCTTTTGATGTTAAGGTGTATGATATCTCTATCCAGAGTATACATACTAAAGTGTTGGataaaataaggaaaaaaatattttggttcactGTGGTTTATGGTCTAAATAAACTGGCTGAAAGAATTCCTTTGTGGGATAGTTTGAGACAGTACCAAAAGGATGTGAGAGGACCATGGATTGTAGGAGGTGATTTTAATACAATCATGGCCAGCAATGAAAGAATTCGGGGAGCTCTCATTACTAATGCTGAGATGGCTCCTTTGGCTCAG GTCTATAGTAAGTTGGATAGGGCATTGGTTAATGTGGATTGGGTGGATATGTTCCCTGATAGCTATGTGTATTACCTACCTGAAGGATTGTTTAACCACTGTCCTGGTCTTATACATTTTGAGGGGGAGGTCCACAGGAGAGGCACACCTtttaaatacttcaatatgtggtCTTTGGCACCAGAGTATGATAGTATTATAAGAAATGGGTGGAATAAGGAGGGGCAAGGGACTCCTATGTTCAGAATTGTTCAAAAGTTGAGGGGTTTAAAAGCTGATCTAAAGAAATTGAATAAAGAGCAATTTGGGGATATTGAGAACTTAACTCAT GACCCTGTCAATGAGGAGATGTGCTTGTCTGAAAGAGAATGTGCTAAGGATCTTATTCAGCTACGAATTGCTAGAGATCAATATTTGAAGCAAAAAGCAAAGTGTGAATGGATGAAATATGGTGATGATAATACTGCTTACTTCTATGCTTGA